The region TGTACTTACCAAACCACCTTTGTTGGAGAAAGCACAGTAACTTCCCACAAGAACATTACCGGCAACTGTCTGCCTAAAAACTTCTACTCCAAGAACATCTGCAAGGACCTCCTCAGTTTCCTGATCAACAATTTCACAGTAAATACTAGACCAAGAGAATAGCACACAAAAAAGCTATAATCTATAATAATTCAATACCCTGTCGAGATCAGTGTGCGTGAGGGCCACATGGTCATTACATGCTATACAATTTCCCAGGGCAGATAGTTTTTCTTCTATACGCTGAACACGAACTTGATCCGGTAGACTGTTTTTCAAATGTTGAAGTTCTTCAAAAGTAGCCATGAAAAAAAAATCAAGTTCCACAAGTCAGTCCAACATCAAAATTGGTGCTTAGTTTCATGTCACCAGCAAAGGTGAAACAATATGAGGAAAAAATACTAATTAATCCTAGGTGCTTTAATAAAATTGCAGGGTAACCTCTTCATATTATAATGAAAAAGTGCTATTGATGTATATTAGCCACATAAAAGGTTATCATTCTACAATAGATCCGCAATGGGTTCTACCTTCCCCAGACTCTGCCATAGCAAGAGCTTTGAAACACTATTCACTAAATACACACGGCTAACAGTTCTATATCATCATTCAAAAGCAAAGCAATGTTCTTAGTTCCTTTGAACGAGTGACAGTTCTATATCATCATTCAAAAGCAAAGCAATGTTCTGAGTTCCTTTGAACGAGTGAATCATTTTTAATACAGAAATGAGAACTATATATTTTAGGCATCATCAATGTAGCTTGCAAATCTTCACCACTAAACACTACATTTCATATTGTAGGAGGGGCTGAGTCAAATGATGAAAAGAATCACATAAGCTTAAAAAAACAAATGGCTAAAACCAAGAACATACGAGGCCATGATATACCAAATTCGAAGACTAAAACACAAGTTTGTAAACACTCTCTCACTCCCACGATAAAACCTGAATATATTTAATATGATGAATGAGCGATCGTTAACTAACAGAACCTCACAGTATCTGGTTTTTTCAGTTTTTTCTCAACCACAAAGTCACCAAAAGATGTTTCACCAATTAATGCCACGAAAGTCGAGGTATATCGCATGACGTAAAATAGCACTAAATAATACTACAAATAATAACATAATAATAGAAATCACCTTGGTCTGTGGTGGTATGAGGCAATAGAAGCCCATTCTTGTTTCCTGCAAACCAATCGTAAGTTAAATTAGACAATAGTTTAAAATCTAGCAATTCATAAAATAATAAACATAAGAAATTAATATAACCATCTTTTTATTGTTTTACTACAGGAAGAAAATTTGTAACTAATCCATACACTATTCAAGAAACCAAGGAAAAATTCTTTACCAATACAAAGACGGCCAACAATACGAGTTCCACCGATGGAAGTCTTGATCACAGGGATAACATCCGATAACTCAGCTTCAAATGTACTATAACAAACCAAACGACACATTAATTTATTCATCAAGATGATTGTAATGGCAATTCCGGTCCATTTGAAACCgagaaaaaaaatttaaaatatatttatttgGCAATGTTATTTTGACTAATCTAAAGCAAAATAAAACCTGTAGAAACTTTCAGAGGCTCCAATGGCAACCAAACAATAGGCATTAGTAAGTTTTGAGAAGACGCCAATTTCACAAGAATTCTCGAATCGGAGTCCTGCGTAAAACCATTGTCACCAAGTCTATCATGAAGCAATTATATATTGATTTTGAAATAAATAACAAGATACATGAACAAATTCCTTAGAGATGAAGAACTGAAGAGTAAACATAAGGGAGAATGTAAATGTTTCATCACTTACTAGTTGCCATAAGAGAGAGAGAACAGAAATCTTTGATCTGATAAAGCAAGTTTAATATCTGAAATCATGATAAGAGAGAACAAATAAAGCAGTTAATAAAAAGTTGAACTATAGTAAAAGAAAACAATTGTTAGTTTGTGATTTATACCTACTAAACAGAAAATGCAAGAGAGAGGTAGCAACAAAGAAGAGACATAAAAGAAGAGAAAATGGACGTATCGATTACGAGGAAGCGGTGGATGGAGGGACGCAACCATCAAAAACCCTACAAGTGTAGGCCAACCGGTACccattttttttttcaatttcaG is a window of Lathyrus oleraceus cultivar Zhongwan6 chromosome 6, CAAS_Psat_ZW6_1.0, whole genome shotgun sequence DNA encoding:
- the LOC127096003 gene encoding eukaryotic translation initiation factor 6-2 — protein: MATRLRFENSCEIGVFSKLTNAYCLVAIGASESFYSTFEAELSDVIPVIKTSIGGTRIVGRLCIGNKNGLLLPHTTTDQELQHLKNSLPDQVRVQRIEEKLSALGNCIACNDHVALTHTDLDRETEEVLADVLGVEVFRQTVAGNVLVGSYCAFSNKGGLVHPHTSVEDLDELSTLLQVPLVAGTVNRGGEVIGAGMTVNDWTAFCGSDTTATELSVIERVFKLTDAKPSDDVEWTI